GCGCAGCTGAGCAGGTCCACCGGCAACCGGCTGAAATCGACCGGGCGGTGCCCCACCACCTGCACCGCATCGACGTGGAAGCGCACGCCCGCCTGCCGGCACAGCGCACCGATCGCTTCGATCGGCTGCAGGGTGCCGACCTCGCTCTGGCCCCAGAGCACCGACACCAGCCGGGTCGGCGGCGTCAGCAGGCGCTGCAGGGCCTCCAGATCGACCACGCCGCGCCGGTCCACCGGCAGGAGCTGCACCTCCCAGCCCCGGCGCGCCAACGCGGCGGCGGCGGCATAGCTGGCGGGGTGTTCCACCGCCGAGAGCAGCACCCGACCCGGCTCCAGCGCTCCGGCGGAGCCCACCAGGGCGGTGTGGATCGCTTCGCTCCCCCCGGAGACGAACAGCAGTTCATCGCCGCCGCAGCCGAGCCGGGCGGCGAGGGCCTGGCGATCACGCTCCAGGCGTTCCGCCGCCGCCAGGCCGGGGCCATGGAGGCTGGAGGGGTTGGCCCAGGCCTCCCGGTGGGCACTTGCCATGGCCTCCAGCACCGGCGCTGCCGGGGGGGCGGTGGCGCAGGCATCGAGGTAGACCTCAGGTGGCGGCGGAGACATCGCGGGAGAGGCGGCCCCGGGTGCGGGATTCCAGGGATTCGCCCGCCAGGGCCACCAGGTCGTCGAGGGAGCGACCCTCCAGCAGGGCCGTGACGCGGGCTCGGGCTTCGGCGCTGGGGCAGGCCTCCGGCCGCAGGCAGCCGTTGACGCAGGCGGTGGCGCAATCGATGGTGCTGGACGGCGCTGCCACCGCCAGGGCGGGAGGCTGCGCCCCGTCCTCGCCGAACAGCGACGGGGCCACGACCCCGTCGAACACCGCCTCCGCCGGACCGGTCATGAACACGTGGCCGCTGGCCTTGTCCCAATGGATCTCCAGGGGCCCCCCCGGCAGATCGAGCCGGGCGTGGCGGGCGGCCAGCCCGAGCCGATGGCAGGCCACCAGGGTGGCGCAGGCGCCCGTTCCGCAGGCCAGGGTGGGCCCCGCCCCCCGCTCCCAGACCCGCATCACCAGATGGTCGGGGGCGAGCACCTGGACGAAGTGGACGTTGGTGCGGGCCGGAAAGGCCCCGTGCAACTCAAGGGCGGCGCCGAGGCCCTCCAGATCGATCGCCGCCACGTCGGCGACGGGCACGACGGCGTGGGGGTTGCCCATGCCGGCGGCCGCCACCGCCAGGCGCTGGCCCAGCACCTCCAGCTCACCCACCGGCAGCCCCTGCTCCCCCACGGCCAGGGTGGTGGGCACGCTCTCGGGGGTCAGGAACGGCGGGCCCATGTCGACGCGAATGCGACCGTCCTCGGCCAGGGCCGGCACCATGCGACCGGCGAGGGTCTCGATCTCCCAGCTCCGCGGAGCCTGGTCGCCGTCGCTGTCCGCCAGGAAACGGGCCAGACAGCGGATGCCGTTGCCGCACATCTCCGGCTCGGTGCCGTCGGCGTTGAAGATCCGCATCCGCAGTTCACCGCCCTCCCTGGGCGGCAGGGCCAGGATCACCCCATCCCCGCCCACCCCGAAGCGGCGGTCGCAGAGCCGCTGCACCCGTTCAGGCGTCAGGCCGAACAGGCCCTCAGGATCCTCTAAGCTGCGGCCGTCAAGGAGCAAGAAGTCATTTCCCAGACCCTGGTATTTGCTGAATTGGAGCACCTGAAGCACCGTTCCGTAAGACCTGGAGGTTGGGGTCGATCCTATGCAGAGTTTCTTTGAGCGACGGGGACCCAGGCTCGACACGACCCTGCCCAGTGTGCGGCACGTCCAGGAGCTGATCCGCATCCGCACCCCTGTGAATGTCGTCCTGCTCTCCGGCAAGGAGTTCGATGGCATCATCCGCTGGCAGGACAGCCATTACCTGGCGATGAGCACTGAACCGGGCACGCCGCTGCTGCTCATCAGCCTGGCCGCCGTGGCTTCGCTGCGGGCCCTCAGCTGACCTTTCCATGGGCTGTGACACGATCACTCCCATTCCCTGTGGCCCGTGACTGACCCTTCCCGCTACCGGCCCGAAGCGATCGAGCAGCGCTGGCAGCTGCAGTGGGAGCAGTTGGGACTGCACGCCACCCCCGATCCGCACGACGCCGCCGGGGAGCCCTATTACACCCTCTCAATGTTCCCCTACCCGTCGGGGAGCCTCCACATGGGCCACGTCCGCAATTACGTCATCACCGACGTGATCGCCCGGGCGGCCCGTCTGCGGGGACGGCAGGTGCTTCATCCCATGGGCTGGGACGCCTTCGGCCTGCCGGCGGAGAACGCCGCCATCGAGCGGGGCGTCGATCCGGGGGACTGGACCGACCGCAACATCGCCCAGATGCGGGACCAGCTCAAGCGGCTGGGCCTTTCGATCGACTGGGATCGGGAGGTGGCCACCTGCCACGCCGATTACTACCGCTGGACCCAGTGGCTGTTCCTGCAGTTCCTCGATGCCGGCCTGGCCTACCGCAAGGAGGCGACCGTCAACTGGGACCCGATCGACCAGACGGTGCTGGCCAATGAGCAGGTGGATGCGGAGGGGCGCTCCTGGCGCTCCGGTGCCCAGGTGGAGAAGCGCCGGCTGCGCCAGTGGTTTCTGAAGATCACCGCCTACGCCGATGCCCTGCTCGACGATCTCCCCACCCTGGAGGGCTGGCCGGAGCGGGTGCGCACGATGCAGGCCAACTGGATCGGCCGCTCCCTCGGGGCCGAGCTGACCTTCACCACGGAGAGCGGTGCCGCCATCACCGTCTTCACCACCCGGCCCGACACGATCCACGGGGCCACCTACGTGGTGCTGGCGCCGGACCATCCCCTGGTGGCGGAACTGACCACGGATGACTGCCGTCTCTCGGTGACCGCCTTCTGCGATCTGGTCAGCCGCCAGAGCGAGCAGGAGCGCACCGCCGAGGACCGGCCCAAGCGGGGCGTGCCGATTGGCGCCTGGGCGCGCAACCCCGCCAGCGGCGAACGCATCCCCGTCTGGATCGCCGATTACGTGCTGGCCGACTACGGCACCGGTGCCGTGATGGGCGTTCCGGCCCACGACCAGCGGGACTTCGCCTTCGCCCGGCAGTACGAATTGCCGGTGCGGCGGGTGGTGATCCCCGAAGGGTCCGACCCCCATGCCTACGAGGGCCAGGCCTGGACCGAATCCGGTGTTCTGATCGGCTCCGGCTCCTTCGACGGCCTGACCACCACCGAGGCCAAGTCGGCCATCGTCGCCTGGGCCGAAGAGCAGGGCTGGGGCCAGGGACGGGTGCAGTACCGCCTGCGCGACTGGCTGATCTCCCGCCAGCGCTACTGGGGCTGTCCCATTCCCGTGATCCACTGCGACAGCTGCGGCGTGGTGCCGGTCCCCGACGACCAGCTGCCGGTGGAATTGCCTCGGGACATCCCCCTGAGCGGCAAAGGGGGCACCCCGCTGGCCAAGTTGGCGTCGTGGGTGAACGTGCCCTGCCCCAGCTGCGGCGCCCCCGCCAAGCGGGAGACCGACACGATGGACACCTTCATGTGCTCGTCCTGGTACTACCTGCGCTACAGCGACCCCCACAACGACCAGCGGCCGTTCGAGCGTCCCGCCGTCGACCGCTGGTTGCCCGTCGACCAGTACGTGGGAGGCATCGAGCACGCCATCCTGCACCTGCTCTATTCCCGCTTCTTCACCAAGGTGCTGCGGGACCGGGGCCTGCTGGGCTTCTCCGAGCCCTTCGCCCGCCTGCTCACCCAGGGGATGGTGCAGGGCATCACCTATCGCAACCCCCAGACCGGGCAGTACGTGGCTCCGGCCCAGGTGGCTGACCCCAGCGACCCCCGCGATCCCGTCAGCGGCGAGGTGCTGGAGGTGTTCTACGAAAAGATGTCCAAGTCGAAGCACAACGGCGTCGATCCGGCGGTGGTGATCGACCGCTACGGGGCCGACACGGCCCGGATGTTCATCCTGTTCAAGGCACCCCCCGAGAAGGATCTGGAGTGGGACGATGCCGATGTGGAGGGCCAGTACCGCTTCCTGCAGCGCCTCTGGCGCCTGGTGGACGCGGCCCACGGTCGCGGGCTGCGCCTGAGCGGCCCTGAGGCCCCCCAACCGGTGTCAGCGGATGCCGCTTCCCTCAGCGACGGCGAAAGGGAGCTGCGCCGGGCCGTGCACACCGCCATCGCCGCCATCAGCGAAGACCTGGAAGGGGAGCTGCAACTCAACACCGCCGTCTCCGAGCTGATGAAGCTCAGCAACGCCCTGGCCGCCCACCTGGAAGGGGCAGGCCCGGCCGTGGCCACCGAGGCCCTCGCCACCCTGCTGATCCTGCTGGCGCCGTTCGCCCCCCACCTGGCCGAGGAGCTCTGGCAGAAACTCTGCGGCCACGGGGAGGAGCAGCCCATCAGCGCCGGGGCGAGCGTCCATGCCCAGCGCTGGCCCGCCGTCGATGCGGCGGCCCTGGTGCGTGACACGATCCCCCTGGTGATCCAGGTGAAGGGCAAGATGCGCGGCAGCCTGGAGGTGCCCGCCGACGCCGATGCGGCCACCCTCGAGAAGCTGGCGCTGGAAAGCGAGGTGGCTCAGCGCTGGCTGGAGGGTCAGCCGCCCCGGCGGGTGATCGTGGTGCCCGGCAAGCTGGTCAACCTGGTGCCCTGAGGGCCTCCGCCCCGGGCTTCAGGCCCCCAGGGCGGCGGCATGGTGGTGCAGGTGGTCGTCGATGAAGCTGGCGATGAAGAAGTAGCTGTGGTCGTAGCCCTCCTGGAGGCGCAGCTCCAGGGGATGGCCCGCCGCCTCGGCCGCCGCCGCCAGGTCGGCGGGCCGCAGCTGGATGTCCAGGAAGGGGTCGGCACTGCCCTGATCCACCAGCAGGGGCAGGCGCTCGGCGGCACCCGGAATCAGCAGGGTGGCGTCCCAGGCAGCCCAGGCCCGTGGGTCGGGGCCCAGGTAGGCCCCGAAGGCCTTCCGGCCCCAGGGGCAGGCGGAGGGATGGCAGATCGGGGCGAAGGCGGACACCGAGCGGTAGCGGCCTGGGTGCCGCAGAGCCGCCACCAGGGCGCCGTGGCCCCCCATGGAGTGGCCGCTGATGCTGCGGGCTTGAGTCAGAGGCAGCTCCGCTTCCAGCAGGGCGGGCAGCTCCTGCACCACGTAGGCGTGCATCCGGTAGTGGCGATCCCACGGGGCCTCGGTGGCATCGACGTAGAAGCCGGCCCCCTGGCCCAGGTCCCAGCCGCCCCCGGGGTCCGTGGGCACCTCCGCTCCCCTGGGGCTGGTGTCCGGTGCCACCAGGGCCAGGCCGAGCTCGGCCGCGAGACGGTGGGCCCCGCCCTTCTGCATCATATTTTCGTCGGTGCAGGTGAGGCCTGAGAGCCAGTAGAGGGCCGGCACCCGCTCCCCGGCGAGGGCCTGGGGCGGCAGGTACACCGCCAGGGTTGCCGATCCGTTCAGCTCGGACGATGGGTGGCGGTAGCGGCGGTGCAGACCGCCGAAGCTGCGGTTCTCGCTGAGCAGCTCGAGCATGGGGACGCCGACCTCCGGGGTCGCAGGGGGGTCAGAAGTGGATCACCGAGCGGATGCTCTGGCCGGCGTGCATCAGGTCGAAGGCCCGGTTGATGTCTTCGAGCCCCATCGTGTGGGTGATGAAGGTGTCGAGGGGGATCTCCCCCTGCTGGAACCGCTCGACGTAGCCGGGCAGCTCGCTGCGGCCCCGCACCCCGCCGAAGGCGGAACCCCGCCAGACCCGGCCCGTCACCAGCTGGAACGGCCGGGTGGCGATCTCCTGGCCCGCCCCGGCCACGCCGATGATCGTGGATTCCCCCCAGCCCTTGTGGCAGCACTCCAGGGCGGCGCGCATCACCTGGACGTTGCCGATGCACTCGAAGGAGTAATCAACGCCGCCGTCGGTGCGGTCGATCACCACTTCCTGGATGGGGGCGTCGAAGGCCTTCGGGTCGAGGCATTCGGTGGCGCCGAGCTGGCCGGCGATGGCGAACTTGTCGGGGTTGGTGTCGATGCCGATGATCCGCTCCGCCCCGGCCATCACCGCTCCGATGATCACCGCCAGGCCGATGCCGCCGAGGCCGAAGACGGCCACGCTGCTGCCGGGTTCCACCTTGGCGGTGTTGAGCACGGCGCCGATGCCGGTGGTGACGCCGCAGCCCAGCAGACACACCTTCTCGAGGGGCGCCTCCGGGGCGATCTTCGCCACCGCGATCTCGGGCACCACCGTGTACTCCGAGAAGGTGGAGGTGCCCATGTAGTGGAAGATCGGCTGGCCATTCCTGGAGAAGCGGCTGCTGCCGTCCGGCATCAGGCCCCGGCCCTGGGTGGCGCGGATCGCCTGGCAGAGGTTGGTCTTGCCGGACAGGCAGAAGCGGCAGGAACGGCACTCGGGCGTGTAGAGCGGGATCACGTGATCCCCCACCGCCAGGGTGGTCACCCCCGGACCCACCGCCTCCACCACCGCCCCGCCCTCGTGGCCGAGCACCGCCGGGAAGATCCCCTCGGGGTCGGCGCCGGAAAGGGTGAAGGCATCGGTGTGGCACACGCCCGTGGCCACCACCCGCAGCAGCACCTCACCGGCCCGGGGGCCCTCCACATCGATCTCGGTGACCTCCAGGGGCTGACCGGCGGCCCAGGCGACCGCGGCGCGGGATCGGACCATGGCTAAGGGGGAAGGCCCCTCAAGTGTGCTGGAAGACCAGCCCGTCGGGCTGCCCCCAGTCGCCTTTCGCCCCATAGCCGCGGTCATTGGCACAGAGGTGGCGCAGCAGCCAGAACACCGGCTCCACCGCCTCCAGCCCCAGCTCCGCGCCGATGGCGGCCAGGGAGCGGGGCTGGCCATCGGCGAGCAGGCCCTCCACCCGGCTCTGCAGCGCCAGGATCCCGGCGGCCGCCTGCTTGCCGGCTTCCACCCCGGGCTGGTGGTAGGCGTTGACATTGACCAGTTCGCCGTAGAGCCCCACCGCCCGCTCGAACAGGCCGATCAGGGCCCCGAGGCCGCGGGCGTCGAAGCGGCGCAGGGTGATGGTGATGCTCTGGCGGGCCTGTTCGGCCAAGGCCGTCCGCGTGCCCTGCAGGAACCCCTCAAGGAAGTCGGCCGGGCACTCGCCGTCGATCGTGGGGATGTCCGCCGGATCCTCCAGCACCTCAATGAAGGTCACGAAGAAGTTGTCGAGGCCGTCCCGCAGCTGCTGCACGTAGGCGTGCTGGTCGGTGGATCCCTTGTTGCCGTAGACGGCGAGGCCCTGGTGCACCACGACGCCGTCACGGTCGAGCCGCTTGCCCAGCGACTCCATCACCAGCTGCTGCAGGTAGCGGCTGAACACCTCCAGCCGGTCCCGGTAGGGGAGCACCACCATGTCGCGGCGCCCCTGGCCGCCGCCGGCCACATGCCAGGAGGCGGCCAGCAGGGCGGCAGGGTTGGCACGCAGGTCGGGCACCCGGGTCAGCCGGTCCATGGCGGCGGCCCCCTCCAGGAAACCGCGCAGGTCGGCGCCGATCAAGGCAGCGGGCAGCAGGCCGACGGCACTGGTGATGCTGGTGCGGCCCCCCACCCAGTCGAACATGTCGAAGCGGCGCAGCCAGCCGGCCGCCTTCGCCTCCTGATCCAGGTGGCTGCCGCCCATGGTGATGGCCACCGCCTGGGCGCTCCAGTCGCCCCCGGCGGCCAGTACCCGCGCCCGGGCCTGGACCATGCCCAGATGGGGTTCGGGGGTGCCCCCCGACTTGCTGACCACGATCACCAGCGTGGTGGTGAGACGGTCGGCCAGGCCGGCGAGGGTGCGGGCCATGCCGTCGGGGTCGACGTTGTCGAAGAAGTGGAACGGCAGTCCCACCCCCTGGCGCGCCAGGGCCCGGAGCATCAGCAGGGGGCCCAGGCCGGAACCGCCGATGCCGATCCAGAGCACGTCGGTGAAGGGCCGACCCCCGGGGGCCGTGACCGTCCCGGCCAGCACATCCCGTCCAAAGGTTTCGAGACGGTCCACCTCCGCGGCGATCGCGGCGGCCACCGCCGGGTCGGGGGCCAGCTCAGGGGCCCGGAGCCAGTAGTGGCCCACCTGCCGACCCTCGTCGGCGTTGGCGATAGCCCCGGCTTCGAGGGCCTCCATGGCGGCGAAGGCGCGGGCGAAGGGGGCTTCGAAGGCCTCGAGATCCTTCTCCTCCAGGCCCATCCGGCTCACGTCCAGCCAGAGGGCGAGATCAGGGTCGTGCCAGAGCAGCTGGCGGAATCGCTCCCAGAGGGCGGCGGAATCTTGGCCGTTCAACGGCGGCAGCGGGGACATGGCTCCTGGGACGCCGGGAAAGGCCCCCGAACCGTATCCATCAGCCTCCATGTTCGGCAAGCGGATCGGCGGATGCGGGCTTTCCACCACGGGGCCGGCTCCGGCAGCGCCCCCGAGTGGGAAGAATCCGGCCGTGTTCGTTACAATTGATCTAAAGAGCGCCATTTCGCTTGCTGTCCCGCCTCGCCGGAACTAAGCCACGACGCTCCGGCCGCACGTCGGCGGTCGCCGTCCCTGCTCGCCAGCGTCGCCATGGCTTGTACCGCCATCGGCTGCACCGCCACGCACGGAAGCTGGGCCTGCTGCTGGCGGCCGGCGGCATGGCCCTGGTTCCCCTGAGCCGGCAACCCCAGGTGGTCCTGCGCAGCTCCTTCCTGCTCACCGATGGAGGGCGCGAGGGCAGGTCCTTTCCCCTGATCACACCCTCCACCAGCGAAGGGTTGCGCCCCGATCCGGTCGATTTCACTCCCGAGGAACTGCGCGAGCTCAACCGCCGCTTCGGCGTCCACGGCCCCCAACCCCGGCTGGCCCAGCTCTTCACCGAGGGCATCGACCAGCTGCAACCCCTGCGCAGCCACACCCTCGGCCGGCTCGAGGAGCTCCGGCCGGTGATCCTCAGCGAGAGTCGCCGCCACCACATCAATCCGATGCTGGTCACCGCGGTGCTCTTCGATGAGCTGCAGCACGCCAAACCCGGTGAAGACCTGCCCCTGGCCGCCCGCAGCGGCCTGTTCAACACCCACGGCCCCGCCCAGTTGAGCGTCGGCGAGCTCGTCAAGCAGGGCCTCCTGCCCGCCAATGCCTCCCCGGAGCGGATCGACGAGGCGCGCATGGAGCTGCTCGACCCCGACCGCAACGTCCGGCTGCTGGTGGGCAAGTTCGTGCGGCTGAAGCAGGCCCTGGGGCTCTCCGGCAACGCCCTGCTGATGGCCAGCAGCTCCCCAGCCGACGCCAAGGCGATCGCCACCCTGGCCTATCTGCATAACGGCAAGCTGGACTATCCCGGTCGGGTGCTGCGCTACATGCAGGACCCGGAGCTGCACGCTCTCGTCTACGGAACCCGAAAACCGATCACCAGCCCGCTGATCTGAGCTGGCCCGCTGATCGGAGCCGGCGCCTCTGCGCGACCCGATCAGCAGAGCACACCGAGAGCGACCAGCCGCTCCTGGAGTTCCCGCCAGTCGAAGCTACGCGGATCCATGCGTTCGCCCCCCAGATCCACGTGCTGGTGGGTGGTGATGTTGCTGGGGGGGATGCGGTAGCGGCGCATCCAGCGGGCCAGGACCACGGCGAGGGCGTCGTACTGGGCGGCCGTGTAACCGCTGTGGCTGGATTCCTGGTTCTCCCCGTCGAGGGGCGTCTCCAGGCTGAGGTGCAGGGCGAAGTTGTTGATCGAGCCGGCCAGCTCCGGGTTCGTCACCACCCAGCGGCCGTTGAAGGCGGAATTGCCGGCACCGAAGGCCCGCTTGGCCGGGTCCAGCGCCTCCACCACCTGGCCGTCGAGGCCGATCAGGGTGTGGTAACTCACCTGATCCTCGTCCCGCGGATGGGGTGTCATGAAGGTGTTGATCGCCGAGTTGATGCCGAAGACCGTCTCGTGCAGCACGACGACCTGGGGGGTGGTGTCGAGCGTCTGGCCGAAGGCATCCCGGCGGAAACGCTCGCCGTAGTTGCTCGGGTCGATGCGCAGCCGGACGGTGTCGTAGCGAAGTCGCTCCGCCAGGCCCGCCAGGCGGGCGCGCAGGGTCGGATCAGCCTGACAGGCCCCCCCCAGGGGAGCGCGCCAGGCGGCCTGGGGCGGCGGCAGGACCTGCTCAGGGGGCGACGGCGACCCTCCCCCATCGGCGGGGGACTGGCGGACCTCCTCCAGCAGGTCGAGCAGGGAGGCGCGGCCCCCGGCGTTGCCTGGAGCGCCGATGAGGTCACGGCCCAGCCAGGTGAGTCCCCCCAGGCTGAGCACGCCCGCACCGGCCACCGCCAGCACCAGGGGGCGCAGGGCCGAGGTCATGGCTGCAGCGACAGCCAGCGCTGCCGGTTGTCGCGGGTGTGAGGGCTGTCCAGATCCGGATCGATCACCAGCTGCCAGCCGTCGATGGCCGGGGGGCCGGGCACCAGACGGGTGGTGCGCACCCGACCGTCCCGCGCGTAAAGCACCTGCCGTTCCGCCGGTGCCGCAGGGATGGTGAGGGCCATGGCCAGGTCCTCAGGGGTCCGCAGGCGCAGGTCGTCGAGGGCCAGCAGCTCATCGCCCGCCTGCAGGCAGGCCCGCTCCGCCGGGCCGTCCCTGTGCACCCGCTTCAGCCGCAACGTGGCCGCCGTGGGCTCCACCAGCTGCCAGCCGAGGAACGGATCCCGGGCCGGTTTGGGCCGCAGGGCCAGCCCGAGGTCCGCCAGGTAGGCGTCGAGGTCGGGGTCGTCGCTGCTCTCCAGCCAGTGCGGCAGCAGCGCCGCCAGGTCAGGGGCCTGGCCCGCGAAGGCGTTGACCAGATCGGCGTTCGTGTAGCCCCGCCCGGCGGCCCCATGGCTGCGCCACAGCGCCCGCAGCACCACCCCCAGGCTGGAGCCGTGTCGCCGCAGGTGCAGGTCGAGCACCAGGGCCACCACGGCCCCCTTGAGGTAGTAGCTGATCTGGCTGTCGGCCGAGGAGGCATCCTGGCGGTAGAGCTTCACCCAGGCCTCCTCGGCGCTCTGGCGCAGTCCCTGGACCCGGCGACCGGGGGTGAGCCGGTAGCGGCTCAGGTCGGCTCCCAGGTCCTCGAGCAGCTCGGCCTCCGTGCCGATGCCGGCCGCCAGCGGCAGCAGCAGATCGAGGTAGGAGGTCACCCCCTCGGCGAACCAGAGACCGGACACGATCGTGGCCCGGCCGTAGTCGAGCGGCGTGAGTTCGGCGGGTTTGAGGCGCCGCACGTTCCACTGGTGCAGGTACTCGTGGGCCACCAGCTGCAGCAGTTTGCGGCGACCGCCGGGAGCCGCCAGGGCCCGGCGGCCGTACTGGAGCACGCTGGCGTGGTCGTGCTCCAGGCCTCCGAAGCCCGCCTCCAGCAGGTGCAGCACGAACAGGTAGTCGTCACTGGCGGGGGCGCTCTCTCCCATCAGACGGCAGCAGGCCAGGGCGGTCCGTTCCACATCGGCCAGCCAGGCGGGATCCTGCACGGGCAGGTCGCCCCCCCAGGTGACCCAGCGGTGCGGCACCCCGGCGACGCTGAAGGGGTGGCAGGGATGGGGGCCAGCCTCCAGCGGCGCATCCATCAGCCGGTCGTAGTCGCCGGCGATCCAGGCCCCGTCGCCGGCGGTTGGCAGGGGAACGAAGGCCTGCCAGCCCTTGGGCAGCCGCAACTCCAGGCGGTGGGGATTCCAGCGTTCGCCCGTGGCTTCCAGCACCACGCCGGCCAGGGCCAGGAAGCCATGGTCGGCACTGAGGTGGCAGGTGCGCACGCTCAGTTCCGTGGCCTGGAGGTCGTAGCGGACGACGAGGGGATCGAGGCTGGTGAGGGACAGCCGCCAGCAGGCCTCCGACAGACGCGTCGGTACGACGCGGGTCTCCCCTTGAACCACCTCCAGACCCTCCAGGTTCCGCACGTGGTCCCGGATCAGGTACGAGCCCGGGGTCCAGGCGGGCAGCCGCAGCTCCGTCCGCAGGCTCCGGGGGGTGAGGTGGAGGCGGACCCGGACCCGATGGCGATGGGGTTCGCGCAGGTCGAGCTGGACGACCGGACCGGCGGCCGAGGCGGGATGGGGTGGGTCGTCAGACACGGAGCTCGATCGACGCCGTGGGGACGGCCAGGCGGGCCTCCTCGAGGGCCGCCCGGGCGGCATAGGCCCGGGTGATCCGGCCCAGCAGGCGCTGCAGGGCGGTGTTGCGGCTGAGGCGCTGGAGATCGCCCACCAGCGCGAGGGATCCATCGTCCATGGCGGCCCATCCCAGGCCCTGGCCGTCCTTGAGCTGCAGCTGCAGCGTCACCGCCTGGCGTTCGCCGGCGAATCCGACCAGTTCACCCCCCCACCGCCAGGGGAGATCGAGGCTGGCGAGGGTGGCCGCCAGGGCCTCGGCATCCCGCAGCACGGTGGGCAGGATGGAGAGATGGGACATGGACGCAATGCCCGATTCCGCTGACCATAGCGATCCCGGCGGGTCTCTCCAGTGGCCGTTGCCACAGCCGCTTCCGGTCGCCGAGGCCCCGCTGCGACTGGCGGTGATGGCCTCGGGCGCCGGAACCAACCTTGAGGCCCTGGCACGGGCCTGCGGCGAGGGGCGGTTGCACGGGCAGGTGGTCGTCCTCGCGGTGAACCGGGCGGACTGCGGGGCCCGGGCCCGGGCCGAGCGGCTCGGCATCCCCTGCCAGGTCCTCGACCACCGCCACCAGCCCTCGCGGGAGGCCCTCGACGGGGCCCTGATCCGTCTGTTTGAGGCGCACCGGGTGGATCTGGTGGTGATGGCGGGCTGGATGCGCATCGTCACCCCGGTGCTGATCGAGGCCTTCCCGGAGCGGCTGGTGAACATCCACCCCTCCCTGCTGCCCAGCTTCCGTGGCGCCGACGGGGTGGGCCAGGCCCTGGCAGCTGGCGTCACCCTGGCCGGCTGCACGGCCCATCTCGTGACCGCCGAGGTGGATGCGGGGCCGATCCTGGTGCAGGCGGCGGTGCCGGTGCTTGCGGGCGACGACCGGGAGCGACTCCATGCCCGCATCCAGCACCAGGAGCACCGGATCCTCCCCCTGGC
This genomic stretch from Cyanobium gracile PCC 6307 harbors:
- the leuS gene encoding leucine--tRNA ligase produces the protein MTDPSRYRPEAIEQRWQLQWEQLGLHATPDPHDAAGEPYYTLSMFPYPSGSLHMGHVRNYVITDVIARAARLRGRQVLHPMGWDAFGLPAENAAIERGVDPGDWTDRNIAQMRDQLKRLGLSIDWDREVATCHADYYRWTQWLFLQFLDAGLAYRKEATVNWDPIDQTVLANEQVDAEGRSWRSGAQVEKRRLRQWFLKITAYADALLDDLPTLEGWPERVRTMQANWIGRSLGAELTFTTESGAAITVFTTRPDTIHGATYVVLAPDHPLVAELTTDDCRLSVTAFCDLVSRQSEQERTAEDRPKRGVPIGAWARNPASGERIPVWIADYVLADYGTGAVMGVPAHDQRDFAFARQYELPVRRVVIPEGSDPHAYEGQAWTESGVLIGSGSFDGLTTTEAKSAIVAWAEEQGWGQGRVQYRLRDWLISRQRYWGCPIPVIHCDSCGVVPVPDDQLPVELPRDIPLSGKGGTPLAKLASWVNVPCPSCGAPAKRETDTMDTFMCSSWYYLRYSDPHNDQRPFERPAVDRWLPVDQYVGGIEHAILHLLYSRFFTKVLRDRGLLGFSEPFARLLTQGMVQGITYRNPQTGQYVAPAQVADPSDPRDPVSGEVLEVFYEKMSKSKHNGVDPAVVIDRYGADTARMFILFKAPPEKDLEWDDADVEGQYRFLQRLWRLVDAAHGRGLRLSGPEAPQPVSADAASLSDGERELRRAVHTAIAAISEDLEGELQLNTAVSELMKLSNALAAHLEGAGPAVATEALATLLILLAPFAPHLAEELWQKLCGHGEEQPISAGASVHAQRWPAVDAAALVRDTIPLVIQVKGKMRGSLEVPADADAATLEKLALESEVAQRWLEGQPPRRVIVVPGKLVNLVP
- a CDS encoding S-(hydroxymethyl)glutathione dehydrogenase/class III alcohol dehydrogenase; the encoded protein is MVRSRAAVAWAAGQPLEVTEIDVEGPRAGEVLLRVVATGVCHTDAFTLSGADPEGIFPAVLGHEGGAVVEAVGPGVTTLAVGDHVIPLYTPECRSCRFCLSGKTNLCQAIRATQGRGLMPDGSSRFSRNGQPIFHYMGTSTFSEYTVVPEIAVAKIAPEAPLEKVCLLGCGVTTGIGAVLNTAKVEPGSSVAVFGLGGIGLAVIIGAVMAGAERIIGIDTNPDKFAIAGQLGATECLDPKAFDAPIQEVVIDRTDGGVDYSFECIGNVQVMRAALECCHKGWGESTIIGVAGAGQEIATRPFQLVTGRVWRGSAFGGVRGRSELPGYVERFQQGEIPLDTFITHTMGLEDINRAFDLMHAGQSIRSVIHF
- a CDS encoding Hfq-related RNA-binding protein → MQSFFERRGPRLDTTLPSVRHVQELIRIRTPVNVVLLSGKEFDGIIRWQDSHYLAMSTEPGTPLLLISLAAVASLRALS
- a CDS encoding cysteine desulfurase family protein; this encodes MSPPPPEVYLDACATAPPAAPVLEAMASAHREAWANPSSLHGPGLAAAERLERDRQALAARLGCGGDELLFVSGGSEAIHTALVGSAGALEPGRVLLSAVEHPASYAAAAALARRGWEVQLLPVDRRGVVDLEALQRLLTPPTRLVSVLWGQSEVGTLQPIEAIGALCRQAGVRFHVDAVQVVGHRPVDFSRLPVDLLSCAAHKLQGPRGVGALLVRRGVRLEPLIGGAQEGGRRGGTEPVALVAGFASALELADRRLAAHGGGDPLASLRDQLLADLRRLEGVRLSGPEPDDPAGRLPHHISLLVDGPDGRPLGGRRLVRELARRGYAVSSGSACASAGAAAGTAGTSAVLLAMGYDPTEATSGLRISLGPWVSPGDLAGLPAALEQARRSVAEAPG
- the fghA gene encoding S-formylglutathione hydrolase; this translates as MLELLSENRSFGGLHRRYRHPSSELNGSATLAVYLPPQALAGERVPALYWLSGLTCTDENMMQKGGAHRLAAELGLALVAPDTSPRGAEVPTDPGGGWDLGQGAGFYVDATEAPWDRHYRMHAYVVQELPALLEAELPLTQARSISGHSMGGHGALVAALRHPGRYRSVSAFAPICHPSACPWGRKAFGAYLGPDPRAWAAWDATLLIPGAAERLPLLVDQGSADPFLDIQLRPADLAAAAEAAGHPLELRLQEGYDHSYFFIASFIDDHLHHHAAALGA
- the dapF gene encoding diaminopimelate epimerase, which translates into the protein MLQFSKYQGLGNDFLLLDGRSLEDPEGLFGLTPERVQRLCDRRFGVGGDGVILALPPREGGELRMRIFNADGTEPEMCGNGIRCLARFLADSDGDQAPRSWEIETLAGRMVPALAEDGRIRVDMGPPFLTPESVPTTLAVGEQGLPVGELEVLGQRLAVAAAGMGNPHAVVPVADVAAIDLEGLGAALELHGAFPARTNVHFVQVLAPDHLVMRVWERGAGPTLACGTGACATLVACHRLGLAARHARLDLPGGPLEIHWDKASGHVFMTGPAEAVFDGVVAPSLFGEDGAQPPALAVAAPSSTIDCATACVNGCLRPEACPSAEARARVTALLEGRSLDDLVALAGESLESRTRGRLSRDVSAAT